In Salvelinus namaycush isolate Seneca chromosome 36, SaNama_1.0, whole genome shotgun sequence, one DNA window encodes the following:
- the LOC120030614 gene encoding metallo-beta-lactamase domain-containing protein 1-like has protein sequence MEATEKNNACNSSEFRRSELSDTELEIVGQPYSISVLKVGYCLSEQDGSFRADGTISLLTGPRTILVDTGGPWDRDFLVKRLKDKRLDPGDISLVSTIQQPNNHNSRSPKMKEKDHHQRSEDRGSEPWNKPNLSDKQAVFYDI, from the exons ATGGAAGCGACTGAAAAAAATAATGCATGTAACAGTAGCGAGTTTAGAAGAAGCGAGTTATCAGACACAGAACTCGAGATTGTGGGGCAACCCTACTCCATCTCGGTGCTCAAAGTAGGCTATTGTCTGTCCGAACAGGACGGTTCTTTTCGAGCAGACGGGACTATCTCTCTCCTAACGGGACCTAGAACTATTCTAGTAGACACCGGAGGACCGTGGGACCGGGACTTTCTAGTGAAAAGGCTGAAGGATAAGCGACTAGACCCGGGTGATATCAGTTTGGTG TCCACAATTCAGCAGCCTAATAACCACAATAGCCGGTCTCCTAAGATGAAGGAGAAGGACCATCACCAGAGGTCGGAGGACAGAGGCTCAGAACCCTGGAACAAGCCCAACCTCAGTGACAAGCAGGCTGTCTTCTATGAcatatga